One genomic region from Mesotoga sp. UBA6090 encodes:
- a CDS encoding transporter substrate-binding domain-containing protein, with the protein MKKLLVVVVLLCMTLAFGSLIDEVKQRGVLRVGQDAGYMPLYGTNPDGDRIGLEVDILKKMAEILDVKLEFVVVNWDGIIPALVSNKFDIIWSAMTITPERALRVNFTDPYLTVGQIILYNTNKYELPPTEEDLNDPDVKIAVQLGSTGAEAANRLLSEAQIFMFETIDEAAFQVASGRADAMIFDSIYARFMAKKYDQLEVTEDLLTREDFGVAIPKGDFETLQWMNTFIQWIKTTGTLEELQDYWFVEYEPEF; encoded by the coding sequence ATGAAGAAGTTACTGGTGGTTGTGGTTTTACTCTGTATGACCCTGGCATTTGGAAGTCTCATCGATGAAGTCAAGCAGAGAGGTGTATTGAGAGTCGGACAGGACGCAGGTTACATGCCCCTTTACGGAACAAACCCCGACGGTGACCGCATAGGGCTGGAAGTCGATATTCTGAAAAAGATGGCTGAGATCCTCGATGTGAAGCTGGAATTTGTTGTTGTGAACTGGGACGGAATAATTCCCGCTCTCGTGTCGAACAAATTCGACATCATCTGGTCGGCAATGACTATTACTCCGGAAAGGGCATTGAGAGTCAACTTTACTGATCCGTACCTTACGGTGGGTCAGATAATTCTCTACAACACGAATAAGTATGAACTTCCACCAACCGAAGAAGATTTGAATGATCCAGATGTCAAGATCGCTGTACAACTTGGGTCGACCGGTGCAGAAGCGGCGAACAGACTTCTCTCCGAAGCTCAGATCTTTATGTTTGAGACAATCGACGAGGCAGCCTTCCAGGTGGCTTCGGGACGGGCCGACGCAATGATCTTCGACTCGATCTATGCGAGATTCATGGCCAAGAAATACGATCAGCTTGAGGTAACTGAAGATCTCCTCACCAGGGAGGACTTCGGTGTGGCAATCCCAAAGGGCGATTTCGAGACACTTCAGTGGATGAACACTTTCATTCAGTGGATAAAGACAACGGGAACACTCGAAGAACTCCAGGACTACTGGTTCGTAGAATACGAGCCTGAGTTCTAA